The Hypanus sabinus isolate sHypSab1 chromosome 3, sHypSab1.hap1, whole genome shotgun sequence genome contains a region encoding:
- the ino80b gene encoding INO80 complex subunit B, whose protein sequence is MGKKKEVMVEREGEAGGHGSHKKKHKKHKKHKKKHHQADVGLGFSSETLESDSGTGKPQLKLKIKLGGQTMGTKSVPHFSLASELKQSPSPLMVDDEPDEVPLDQYRAWLDEESNLDPSPLPDMDSESLREPEQDEEQRWLDALEKGELDDNGELKKEIDESLLTARQRALLHKQQIQPLLELPMGYKAKEMTEEMMVKRAERARKRRLQAAKKAEDSKNQTIERLTKTNKAKVKTLRDRRTKGMHCPMIRYSNSAMGITVSFPHGCPAPLPAPLMPVPTPVTCGVEGCSNFKKYCCSKTGLPLCSLECYKKNLMIQGLA, encoded by the exons ATGGGGAAGAAGAAAGAAGTGATGGTGGAGAGAG AAGGTGAAGCTGGTGGTCACGGATCTCACAAGAAAAAACACAAGAAGCACAAGAAACACAAAAAGAAGCATCATCAAGCTGATGTGGGTCTGGGCTTCTCCTCTGAGACTCTGGAATCTGACTCTGGCACCGGGAAACCCCAGCTGAAGCTCAAAATAAAACTTGGTGGGCAGACCATGGGCACAAAGAG TGTGCCACACTTCTCCTTGGCCTCTGAGCTAAAGCAGTCTCCATCTCCTCTGATGGTTGACGATGAACCAGATGAAGTGCCATTGGACCAGTATCGGGCCTGGCTGG ATGAGGAGAGCAACTTGGATCCATCTCCTCTTCCAGATATGGATTCAGAAAGTCTTCGGGAACCGGAACAGGATGAAGAGCAACGATGGCTGGATGCATTAGAGAAAGGGGAGTTGGATGATAATGGGGAGCTAAAGAAGGAGATTGATGAATCCCTGCTGACAGCCAGGCAG CGCGCCTTGCTACACAAGCAGCAAATCCAGCCACTCCTGGAGTTGCCCATGGGCTACAAGGCGAAGGAGATGACTGAGGAAATGATGGTGAAGCGGGCTGAGCGTGCTCGAAAGAGGCGTCTACAGGCTGCCAAGAAAGCAGAGGACAGCAAGAACCAAACAATTGAGCGGCTAACGAAAACCAATAAGGCGAAAGTGAAAACGTTACGGGACAGAAGGACCAAGGGAATGCATTGTCCAATGATTAGATATTCCAATAGTGCCATGGGAATTACTGTGTCCTTTCCACATGGATGTCCTGCCCCACTCCCAGCACCCTTGATGCCTGTACCAACACCAGTTACCTGTGGGGTTGAGGGTTGCTCAAACTTCAAGAAATACTGTTGTTCGAAAACTGGATTACCCCTCTGTAGCCTTGAGTGCTACAAAAAAAACTTGATGATTCAAGGTTTGGCTTGA